The following proteins are co-located in the Haloplanus sp. HW8-1 genome:
- a CDS encoding LUD domain-containing protein: MSSVAEFQQSLSQSNTESTVTTPETFAETLAAVVDRPAVGAALPFEDVDLADAPVTLNPTPAQLREAKTGVTAAGLGVASLGTVAIQSRAAGDELVSIHPETHVVVVRERDLCPDLDAAFDWLEGRFDEGERSFVLATGASATGDMGALVEGVHGPEDVHVMVLADDE, translated from the coding sequence ATGAGTTCCGTAGCGGAGTTCCAGCAGTCACTCTCACAGTCGAACACGGAGTCGACGGTGACCACGCCCGAGACGTTCGCCGAGACCCTCGCGGCGGTCGTCGACCGCCCCGCAGTCGGGGCCGCGCTTCCGTTCGAGGACGTCGACCTCGCGGACGCGCCCGTGACGCTGAACCCAACGCCGGCACAGCTCCGTGAGGCGAAAACCGGGGTGACGGCCGCAGGGCTCGGCGTCGCGTCGCTCGGAACCGTCGCGATCCAGTCGAGAGCGGCGGGGGACGAACTCGTCTCCATCCACCCCGAAACCCACGTCGTCGTCGTTCGGGAACGGGACCTGTGCCCCGACCTCGACGCCGCGTTCGACTGGCTCGAAGGCCGGTTCGACGAGGGCGAGCGGTCGTTCGTCCTCGCGACCGGCGCGAGCGCGACCGGCGACATGGGCGCCCTCGTCGAGGGAGTCCACGGGCCGGAAGACGTCCACGTGATGGTGCTCGCCGACGATGAGTAA
- a CDS encoding 3-hydroxyacyl-CoA dehydrogenase family protein, with product MTRDVPEDFDQVAVVGAGLMGHGIALTFALDGRSVSLYDVDEATLAESESRVRSVLDTFVAAGKVDVGTADDAAARIDRTTSLPAAVEDATFVTEAVVEDPDIKREVFEALSTHADPEAVLASNTSGLSITELASATDRPERVVGTHWFNPPYVVPLVEVVRGAETSDAVVDATYALLERLGKTPVRVEKDVPGFIGNRLQMAMAYEAFSLLDRGVASPEAIDRAIKAGFGFRLPLLGMFEKADHSGLDVHHDVVEYLLPELDRGTTPNRSLAERIEEEAYGLKSGEGVYDWSDADPEAVYEQRDEALLALHDLYERFDMAKTPWTDG from the coding sequence ATGACCCGGGACGTCCCCGAGGACTTCGACCAAGTGGCCGTCGTCGGCGCGGGACTCATGGGTCACGGCATCGCGCTCACGTTCGCACTCGACGGGCGGTCCGTCAGCCTCTACGACGTCGACGAGGCGACGCTCGCCGAGAGCGAGTCCCGCGTTCGGTCGGTGCTCGATACGTTCGTGGCGGCCGGCAAGGTGGACGTCGGGACGGCCGACGACGCGGCTGCTCGGATCGACCGGACCACCTCGCTGCCGGCCGCAGTCGAGGACGCGACGTTCGTCACCGAGGCGGTCGTGGAGGACCCCGACATCAAGCGGGAGGTCTTCGAGGCCCTGTCGACACACGCCGATCCCGAGGCGGTGCTCGCGTCGAACACGTCCGGTCTGTCGATAACGGAACTCGCGTCGGCGACCGACCGCCCGGAGCGGGTCGTCGGCACCCACTGGTTCAACCCGCCGTACGTCGTCCCGCTCGTCGAAGTCGTCCGCGGGGCGGAGACGAGCGACGCCGTCGTCGACGCCACCTACGCGCTCCTCGAACGCCTCGGGAAGACGCCGGTTCGAGTCGAGAAGGACGTCCCGGGCTTCATCGGCAACCGACTCCAGATGGCGATGGCCTACGAGGCCTTCTCGCTGCTCGATCGCGGGGTCGCCAGCCCGGAGGCGATCGACAGGGCGATCAAGGCCGGCTTCGGGTTCCGGCTCCCCTTGCTGGGGATGTTCGAGAAGGCGGACCACTCCGGACTCGACGTCCACCACGACGTGGTGGAGTATCTCCTGCCCGAACTCGACCGCGGGACCACCCCGAACCGATCGCTCGCCGAGCGGATCGAGGAGGAGGCGTACGGCCTGAAATCCGGCGAGGGAGTCTACGACTGGTCCGACGCCGATCCCGAGGCTGTGTACGAACAGCGAGACGAGGCGTTGCTCGCGTTGCACGACCTGTACGAGCGATTCGACATGGCCAAAACCCCCTGGACTGACGGCTGA
- a CDS encoding HpcH/HpaI aldolase family protein, with protein sequence MDSDADADNDAYGIERLRAGKPVAANWITMMSPAVAEITADIGYQIAFVDTEHTTASLSDVETMVRSLEAGGDTDAIVRVPSDDPTYLKRVLDVGADGVMVPMIETASQAEAVVDATRYPPAGIRGTGAGRAQSYGADMADYVDSIDDRLLRIAQIETPTAVENVAEIAAVDGIDALFVGPVDLSTGLGDLGNTESDAFVDAVETVFDAAATADKPVGTLATSEADIEYYERLGFDWQIVGVDVLLLRERTSEVRSTYADLVSE encoded by the coding sequence ATGGATTCCGACGCCGATGCCGATAACGACGCGTACGGTATCGAACGGCTCCGCGCGGGAAAACCGGTCGCGGCCAACTGGATCACGATGATGTCGCCGGCGGTCGCCGAAATCACGGCCGACATCGGCTACCAGATCGCGTTCGTCGACACCGAGCATACCACGGCGTCGCTGTCGGACGTCGAGACCATGGTCAGAAGTCTCGAAGCCGGCGGCGACACCGACGCCATCGTTCGGGTTCCCTCCGACGATCCGACGTACCTGAAGCGGGTGCTCGACGTCGGCGCCGACGGGGTGATGGTTCCCATGATCGAGACGGCGTCCCAGGCCGAGGCGGTGGTCGACGCGACTCGGTATCCGCCGGCGGGCATCCGCGGAACCGGCGCCGGCCGGGCACAATCCTACGGGGCCGACATGGCCGACTACGTCGACTCGATCGACGATCGGCTACTCCGAATCGCCCAGATCGAGACGCCGACGGCCGTCGAGAACGTCGCCGAGATCGCGGCGGTCGACGGTATCGACGCGCTGTTCGTCGGTCCAGTCGATCTCTCGACGGGACTCGGCGACCTCGGTAACACGGAGAGCGACGCATTCGTCGACGCGGTCGAGACCGTCTTCGACGCTGCCGCGACCGCGGACAAACCGGTCGGAACGCTCGCCACCAGTGAGGCGGATATCGAGTACTACGAGCGACTGGGGTTCGACTGGCAGATCGTCGGCGTCGACGTCCTGTTGCTCCGTGAACGGACGAGCGAGGTCCGTTCGACCTACGCGGACCTCGTGAGCGAGTGA
- a CDS encoding acetate--CoA ligase family protein, translated as MPLDPPNLDPLLSPESVAVVGASPDSWYSSRLLDNLLEYGFDGTVYPVNPNRDEAWGRTCYDDLSAVPEPVDLAVVSVPREYVVETVAEAGREGIPAALVITAGFGEADDRGAELEADLAEVASDHGVRLAGPNCIGLANAVEGTVLTSTCSRRPEPGRIGLVSQSGALAFTTFFERGADEDTDFAYVVSTGNEVDLSVTEYVEYMAADPDVDVICAYVEGIDDPQAFMRVADEAVRAGTPVLTVKVGRSGVAEAATLSHTGSLTGSDDAWNAAFEQTGVERVPDIPDLLARASAHTEFEPPSSDRLCIASTSGGLASLLADMAAERGLSLPAIDGATEQRLLDMDDLLTFGEMHNPADIRGYGADAIPEIAAALFDDDGFDVYVFAIALSAVDADAADIATDLLRVREMADDPVLFLWTGRKEPADLDDPQPYERVSEAVPLYYDPSRCLDAVESLVAAGEAQRRSSPSRATLRSESDGNRAGELPADRVLTWTEAASLLDAYDIDVLETRVATSPAKAVEYASAFGYPVAMKVDSVDVPHRTDADAVRVGLEDDAAVREAYAAILENVADYDPAADVEGVLVQPQVDEGVEALVGVADEPGFGSVVTVGPGGTRVEVLDDVTVRVPPLSAADARSAVAGTALSDLLAAHRGRAAADAEALVSLVRRVGRLAADVDDLAALDLNPVVVHEDGISVVDVLARTE; from the coding sequence ATGCCACTGGATCCGCCGAATCTCGATCCGTTGCTCTCCCCAGAATCGGTCGCCGTCGTCGGGGCGAGCCCCGATTCGTGGTACTCGTCGCGGCTGCTCGACAACCTCCTCGAGTACGGCTTCGACGGGACCGTCTACCCGGTCAACCCGAACCGCGACGAGGCGTGGGGCCGAACGTGTTACGACGACCTGTCCGCGGTGCCCGAACCGGTCGATCTAGCGGTCGTCAGCGTGCCACGGGAGTACGTCGTCGAGACGGTCGCCGAGGCCGGCCGAGAGGGAATCCCCGCCGCGCTCGTCATCACGGCGGGATTCGGCGAGGCCGACGACCGAGGGGCGGAACTCGAAGCCGACCTGGCCGAGGTGGCGAGCGACCACGGCGTCCGCCTCGCCGGGCCGAACTGCATCGGCCTCGCGAACGCCGTCGAGGGGACCGTCCTGACGAGCACCTGTTCGCGACGGCCGGAGCCGGGACGGATCGGGCTGGTGAGCCAGTCCGGCGCGCTGGCGTTCACGACGTTCTTCGAGCGCGGCGCCGACGAGGACACCGACTTCGCGTACGTCGTCTCGACCGGGAACGAGGTCGACCTCTCGGTGACGGAGTACGTCGAGTATATGGCCGCCGATCCGGACGTCGACGTGATCTGTGCGTACGTCGAGGGGATCGACGACCCGCAGGCGTTCATGCGCGTCGCCGACGAGGCGGTTCGCGCCGGAACCCCCGTCCTGACGGTCAAGGTCGGCCGCTCGGGCGTCGCGGAGGCGGCGACGCTCTCTCATACGGGATCGCTGACCGGGAGCGACGACGCCTGGAACGCCGCCTTCGAACAGACGGGGGTCGAACGGGTGCCGGACATCCCCGACCTGCTGGCTCGGGCGAGCGCCCACACCGAGTTCGAGCCGCCGTCGTCGGATCGGCTCTGTATCGCCTCGACCAGCGGCGGCCTCGCGAGCCTGCTCGCTGACATGGCCGCCGAGCGCGGCCTCTCCTTGCCCGCCATCGACGGCGCCACCGAGCAGCGACTGCTCGATATGGACGACCTCCTGACGTTCGGCGAGATGCACAACCCCGCGGACATCCGCGGCTACGGGGCGGACGCCATCCCCGAAATCGCGGCGGCGCTGTTCGACGACGACGGCTTCGACGTCTACGTGTTCGCAATCGCGCTCTCGGCCGTCGACGCGGACGCCGCGGACATCGCGACCGATCTCCTGAGAGTCCGGGAGATGGCCGACGATCCCGTCCTCTTTCTCTGGACCGGGCGAAAGGAGCCGGCCGACCTCGACGACCCACAGCCGTACGAGCGGGTCAGCGAGGCGGTCCCGCTGTACTACGATCCGTCGCGGTGTCTCGACGCCGTCGAGTCGCTGGTGGCGGCCGGCGAGGCCCAGCGCCGATCTTCGCCCTCGCGGGCCACCCTCCGGAGTGAGAGTGACGGGAACCGGGCGGGTGAGCTTCCGGCCGACCGCGTCCTCACGTGGACCGAGGCCGCGTCGTTGCTCGACGCGTACGACATCGACGTGCTGGAAACGCGGGTGGCGACGTCGCCGGCCAAGGCCGTCGAGTACGCGTCGGCGTTCGGCTATCCGGTCGCGATGAAAGTCGACTCCGTCGACGTCCCCCACCGGACCGACGCCGACGCCGTCCGGGTCGGCCTCGAGGACGACGCGGCCGTCAGGGAGGCGTACGCGGCGATCCTCGAGAACGTCGCCGACTACGATCCGGCGGCCGACGTCGAGGGTGTCCTCGTCCAGCCACAGGTCGACGAGGGCGTCGAGGCGCTCGTCGGCGTCGCCGACGAGCCCGGCTTTGGCTCCGTCGTGACGGTCGGTCCCGGCGGCACGCGCGTCGAAGTGCTCGACGACGTGACGGTCCGTGTCCCACCGCTCTCGGCGGCCGACGCGCGAAGCGCCGTGGCGGGGACGGCGCTGTCGGATCTCCTCGCGGCCCACCGGGGCCGGGCGGCGGCGGACGCGGAGGCGCTCGTCTCGCTCGTCCGGCGCGTCGGCCGACTCGCCGCCGACGTCGACGACCTGGCGGCGCTCGACCTCAACCCCGTCGTCGTCCACGAGGACGGTATCAGTGTCGTCGACGTGCTGGCTCGGACCGAATAG
- a CDS encoding IclR family transcriptional regulator, which produces MTTESPNAVKATETSLLILETLKDLDGAGVTEVATELDIPKSTVHNHLSTLHNAQYIIKRDGKYYVGLRFLEFGEHTRNRKRIYEAARPEIENLAEKTGELANLAVEEHGQGVYLYQSEGQRSVSTDVYAGMRSNLHCTALGKVILSAYPRERVDDILDRHGLPRRTKNTICDRDALYEELEEVSERGYAYDVEERLRGLRCVAAPITTNDQVYGAISVSGPTNRMQKERFHEEIPEMLLNAENVIELDVTFS; this is translated from the coding sequence ATGACGACCGAATCCCCGAACGCCGTGAAAGCCACCGAGACGAGCCTCCTCATACTCGAGACGCTGAAGGATCTCGACGGTGCAGGCGTCACGGAGGTTGCTACGGAACTCGACATCCCCAAGAGTACGGTTCACAATCACCTGTCGACTCTCCACAACGCGCAGTATATCATCAAGAGGGACGGGAAATACTACGTCGGCCTCCGGTTTCTGGAGTTCGGCGAGCACACGCGGAACCGCAAGCGCATCTACGAGGCTGCACGTCCCGAAATCGAGAACCTCGCGGAGAAGACGGGCGAACTGGCGAATCTCGCCGTCGAGGAACACGGACAGGGTGTCTATCTCTATCAGTCGGAGGGACAGCGGTCCGTGAGCACGGACGTGTACGCGGGGATGCGTTCCAACCTCCACTGTACCGCCCTCGGGAAGGTGATCCTCTCGGCGTACCCCCGTGAGCGCGTCGACGACATTCTCGACCGACACGGGCTCCCGAGACGGACGAAAAACACGATCTGTGATCGCGACGCCCTTTACGAGGAACTCGAAGAGGTCTCCGAACGGGGATACGCCTACGACGTCGAAGAGCGACTCCGTGGCCTTCGGTGCGTGGCTGCGCCGATCACCACGAACGACCAGGTGTACGGGGCCATCAGCGTCTCCGGTCCGACGAACCGCATGCAGAAAGAGCGGTTTCACGAGGAGATTCCGGAGATGCTACTCAACGCCGAGAACGTCATCGAACTCGACGTCACGTTCTCGTAA
- a CDS encoding aldehyde dehydrogenase → MSQHHGADGDDEYGLFVDGAFRSGTSGDRIDVTFPYDGSVWATVPRGTAADVDQAVAAARDAFEGEWGTFGGSERRRVLDQIADVIEAHTDELAELETRQNGKLIREMRGQMESLGEWYRYYGGLAEDLGGRSIPVENKAETGGMTVHTREEPLGVVGAITPWNSPLMLTTWKLAPALAAGNTFVHKPSEETPVSALRFAELVAERTDLPDGVYNVVPGYGPEAGEALVDHDDVDKLAFTGSSTVGREIAKVAGEQLIPVTLELGGKSPNIVFESANLENAVNGVIKGIFAATGQTCVAGSRVFVHETIHDEFVDAFTDRASEISLGNPLDPDTQMGPIAFPEQWETVASYVDRGAEEGATVAFGGDRPNDLPGECFIEPTILVDVDNDMTVAQEEIFGPVASVIPFADEAEVIDLANDTDYGLAAGVWTEDMRQANRLVERIEAGMVWVNEYRAVSHKVPFGGYKDSGLGRENGREALEEYLQTKSVWYDQSGEVSDPFSLG, encoded by the coding sequence ATGAGTCAACACCACGGAGCCGACGGCGACGACGAGTACGGCCTGTTCGTCGATGGAGCGTTCCGATCCGGTACGAGCGGGGACCGGATCGACGTGACGTTTCCCTACGACGGGAGCGTGTGGGCGACGGTGCCCCGCGGCACCGCGGCCGACGTCGACCAGGCGGTCGCGGCTGCCCGTGACGCGTTCGAGGGGGAGTGGGGGACGTTCGGCGGGAGCGAGCGCCGGCGCGTCCTCGATCAGATCGCGGACGTGATCGAGGCCCACACCGACGAACTCGCCGAACTCGAAACCCGACAGAACGGCAAGCTCATACGCGAGATGCGGGGGCAGATGGAGAGTCTGGGCGAGTGGTACCGCTACTACGGCGGGTTGGCGGAGGATCTGGGCGGCCGATCGATCCCCGTCGAGAACAAGGCGGAGACGGGCGGGATGACGGTCCACACCCGGGAGGAACCGCTCGGCGTCGTCGGGGCGATCACCCCGTGGAACTCCCCGCTGATGCTCACCACGTGGAAGCTCGCGCCCGCCCTCGCGGCGGGCAACACCTTCGTCCACAAACCCAGCGAGGAGACGCCGGTGAGTGCCCTGCGCTTTGCCGAACTCGTCGCCGAACGCACGGATCTACCGGACGGCGTCTACAACGTCGTCCCGGGGTACGGACCCGAAGCCGGCGAGGCGCTGGTCGATCACGACGACGTCGACAAACTCGCGTTCACCGGAAGTTCGACCGTGGGCCGTGAGATCGCGAAGGTGGCCGGGGAGCAGTTGATCCCCGTCACGCTCGAACTCGGGGGGAAGAGCCCGAACATCGTCTTCGAGAGTGCGAACCTCGAAAACGCGGTCAACGGCGTCATCAAGGGCATCTTCGCGGCGACGGGCCAGACCTGCGTTGCCGGATCGCGGGTGTTCGTCCACGAGACGATCCACGACGAGTTCGTCGACGCCTTCACCGACCGCGCATCGGAGATCAGCCTCGGAAATCCGCTCGATCCCGACACCCAGATGGGACCGATCGCGTTCCCCGAGCAGTGGGAGACGGTCGCGTCCTACGTCGACCGCGGTGCGGAGGAGGGCGCGACGGTCGCGTTCGGTGGCGACCGCCCGAACGACCTCCCCGGCGAGTGTTTCATCGAGCCGACGATCCTGGTCGACGTGGACAACGACATGACCGTCGCACAGGAGGAGATCTTCGGTCCCGTCGCCAGCGTGATCCCCTTCGCCGACGAGGCGGAGGTGATTGACCTCGCGAACGACACCGACTACGGACTGGCGGCGGGCGTCTGGACGGAGGACATGCGGCAGGCAAACCGGCTGGTCGAACGGATCGAGGCCGGGATGGTGTGGGTCAACGAGTACCGCGCGGTCTCCCACAAGGTGCCGTTCGGCGGCTACAAGGACAGCGGCCTCGGCCGCGAGAACGGCAGGGAGGCCCTAGAGGAGTATCTCCAGACCAAGTCGGTCTGGTACGACCAGTCGGGCGAGGTCTCGGACCCGTTCAGCCTGGGCTGA
- a CDS encoding LUD domain-containing protein, which translates to MSKPEGLDADAIRALLRSEGEGIKENTRHFNAERYDRIDEVGADTHEQYRSEARRIKEDAIDRLPELIERTREAVEANGGTVYVADDADDANRYVTEVVEGNGAESVVKSKSMTTEEIELNEALEAAGTDVWETDLGEFVVQVAEEAPSHIVGPSLHRSREDVTALFEREFDHDEPLDTAEKLTAFARDYLGERIEAADVGITGANFVLADSGSIALVTNEGNARKCASVPDTHVAVAGIEKIIPGIGDLHPFAELISRAATGQHIPQYLSILTPPVETPTVDFEAATDPNFGGNDADRDFHLVLIDNGRMAMREDDDLRETLYCIRCGACANSCGNFQSVGGHAFGGETYTGGIATGWEAGVESLDTAAEFNDLCTGCSRCVNACPVKIDIPWINTVVRDRVNRGTDPGFDDLLVDGLVPDEETAGTPLRKRFFGNFETAAKLGSATAPLSNAVASAGPVRGVMESLFGIDARRDLPTFERTTLRDWASARDAGDPVVDPRRRVALYPDVYTNYVQTDRGKAAVRVLEALGCEVVVPDVCGSGRAPLSQGMIATAEQKAASVCETLDPYVDRGYDVVVVEPSDLAMFDREYERLVDADDHATLSSNSFELLEYVYGLLENGADPSPLTAGGGDADGVAYHSHCQQRTLGLEPYTEAVLDRLGYDVLTSDVECCGMAGSFGYKTEFYELSMDVGERLADQFADAAENRTVVASGTSCMEQLDDLLGPTPRHPVELIDPAA; encoded by the coding sequence ATGAGTAAGCCGGAAGGACTCGACGCCGACGCCATCCGTGCGCTCCTCCGCTCGGAGGGCGAGGGGATCAAGGAGAACACCCGCCACTTCAACGCGGAACGCTACGACAGGATCGACGAGGTCGGCGCCGACACCCACGAGCAGTACCGGTCCGAAGCCCGACGCATCAAGGAGGACGCGATCGACCGACTGCCGGAACTGATCGAGCGCACGAGGGAAGCCGTCGAGGCCAACGGCGGGACGGTGTACGTCGCCGACGACGCCGACGACGCGAACCGCTACGTCACCGAGGTCGTGGAGGGCAACGGGGCCGAGAGCGTCGTGAAGTCCAAGTCCATGACCACGGAGGAGATCGAACTGAACGAGGCGCTCGAAGCGGCGGGAACCGACGTCTGGGAGACCGACCTCGGCGAGTTCGTCGTCCAGGTCGCGGAGGAGGCGCCCTCGCACATCGTCGGGCCGTCGCTTCACCGGAGCCGCGAGGACGTCACGGCGCTGTTCGAACGCGAGTTCGACCACGACGAACCGCTCGATACGGCCGAGAAACTGACCGCGTTCGCCAGGGACTACCTCGGCGAGCGGATCGAGGCCGCCGACGTCGGGATCACCGGGGCGAACTTCGTGCTGGCCGATAGCGGCTCCATCGCACTCGTGACCAACGAGGGCAACGCCCGAAAATGCGCGTCGGTTCCCGACACACACGTCGCCGTGGCCGGCATCGAGAAGATCATCCCGGGGATCGGCGACCTCCACCCGTTCGCGGAACTCATCTCCCGGGCCGCGACGGGCCAACACATCCCGCAGTATCTCTCGATCCTGACGCCGCCGGTCGAGACGCCGACGGTCGACTTCGAGGCGGCCACGGACCCGAACTTCGGCGGGAACGACGCCGACCGCGACTTTCACCTCGTCCTGATCGATAACGGTCGGATGGCGATGCGCGAGGACGACGACCTGCGGGAGACGCTGTACTGTATCCGGTGTGGGGCGTGTGCGAACTCCTGTGGCAACTTCCAGTCCGTCGGCGGCCACGCCTTCGGTGGCGAGACGTACACCGGCGGCATCGCTACCGGCTGGGAGGCCGGGGTCGAGTCCCTCGACACGGCCGCCGAGTTCAACGACCTCTGTACCGGCTGTTCCCGGTGTGTCAACGCCTGTCCGGTGAAGATCGACATCCCGTGGATCAACACCGTCGTCCGGGACCGGGTGAACCGCGGGACGGATCCCGGCTTCGACGACCTACTGGTCGACGGCCTCGTCCCGGACGAGGAGACGGCAGGAACGCCGCTCAGGAAGCGCTTCTTCGGGAACTTCGAGACCGCCGCCAAACTGGGCAGTGCGACCGCCCCCCTCTCGAACGCGGTGGCCTCGGCGGGGCCGGTCCGCGGCGTCATGGAGTCGCTTTTCGGCATCGACGCCCGGCGTGACCTCCCGACCTTCGAGCGAACCACGCTCCGCGACTGGGCGAGCGCTCGCGACGCCGGCGATCCGGTCGTCGACCCGCGTCGGCGGGTCGCCCTCTACCCCGATGTCTACACCAACTACGTCCAGACCGACCGCGGCAAGGCCGCGGTCCGGGTGCTCGAAGCCCTCGGCTGTGAGGTGGTGGTGCCGGACGTGTGTGGCTCCGGCCGCGCCCCGCTGTCACAGGGGATGATCGCGACGGCCGAGCAAAAGGCGGCGTCCGTCTGCGAGACGCTCGATCCCTACGTCGACCGCGGGTACGACGTCGTCGTCGTCGAGCCGAGCGACCTCGCGATGTTCGACCGGGAGTACGAACGCCTCGTCGACGCGGACGACCACGCGACGCTGTCGTCGAACAGTTTCGAACTGCTGGAGTACGTCTACGGCCTGCTGGAGAACGGGGCCGATCCGTCCCCCCTGACTGCCGGCGGGGGCGACGCCGACGGCGTCGCCTACCACAGTCACTGTCAACAGCGGACGCTCGGTCTCGAACCCTACACCGAGGCGGTCCTCGATCGCCTGGGGTACGACGTGCTGACGTCCGACGTGGAGTGCTGTGGCATGGCCGGGAGCTTCGGGTACAAGACGGAGTTCTACGAACTGAGCATGGACGTCGGCGAGCGACTCGCCGACCAGTTCGCGGACGCCGCCGAGAACCGGACGGTCGTCGCGAGCGGCACGTCCTGTATGGAGCAACTCGACGACCTGCTCGGACCGACGCCGCGACACCCGGTCGAACTCATCGATCCGGCGGCCTGA
- a CDS encoding DUF362 domain-containing protein, with protein sequence MIDPPNPDRLAEINDASIGEFPDLVLLERTRDQPQVDDVEAATRAAVDDVLDASALDDGAEVGITAGSRGIHDMPAILAAAVEHLQGNGYEPFVLPAMGSHGGATAQGQRDVLESLGITEASVGCEIRSSMTVETVGRDAAGRPVYAATDALDADAVLLANRVKLHTDFHGDVESGLSKMAVIGLGKQRGADVTHRAGLDEGLDVAIPERAAILFEETPIVGGIAMYENAADRAAHVEGIPVDAIPDREPELLAASEELFPRLPVDDLDLLIVDEIGKNVSGTGMDTNVIGRMNYHGQPEPDTPNYDRIYVRGLTPESHHNAIGMGLADFVHGDVVPEIDLTDTYINGVTGGEPSRSSLPVIAPSDEVALLLAYSSVGRGSPADLRIGYVENTLEPDRIAVSAPVAAEVTDRNDIEAVNEVPLRVHDGDFAFDPFRS encoded by the coding sequence ATGATCGATCCACCGAATCCGGACCGACTCGCGGAGATCAACGATGCGTCGATCGGCGAGTTCCCCGATCTGGTTCTGCTCGAACGGACGCGCGACCAGCCACAGGTCGACGACGTCGAGGCAGCGACCCGAGCGGCCGTCGACGACGTCCTCGACGCGTCGGCACTCGACGACGGCGCAGAGGTTGGCATCACCGCCGGCTCCCGTGGCATCCACGACATGCCGGCGATCCTCGCGGCCGCCGTCGAGCATCTGCAGGGGAACGGCTACGAACCGTTCGTCCTGCCCGCGATGGGCAGTCACGGGGGTGCGACCGCGCAGGGGCAGCGCGACGTCCTCGAGAGCCTCGGTATCACCGAGGCGTCGGTCGGGTGTGAGATCCGCTCTTCCATGACGGTCGAGACGGTAGGGCGGGACGCGGCCGGGCGGCCGGTGTACGCCGCCACCGACGCCCTCGACGCCGACGCCGTGTTGCTGGCCAACCGCGTCAAACTCCACACGGACTTCCACGGCGACGTCGAGAGCGGCCTGAGCAAGATGGCGGTCATCGGTCTCGGCAAGCAGCGCGGCGCCGACGTGACCCACCGGGCGGGGCTGGACGAGGGTCTCGACGTCGCCATCCCGGAGCGGGCGGCCATCCTCTTCGAGGAGACGCCCATCGTCGGCGGGATCGCCATGTACGAGAACGCGGCCGACCGCGCGGCCCACGTCGAGGGCATCCCAGTCGACGCGATCCCGGACCGGGAGCCGGAACTACTGGCGGCGTCAGAGGAACTGTTCCCGCGTCTGCCGGTCGACGACCTCGACCTGTTGATCGTCGACGAGATCGGCAAGAACGTCTCGGGCACGGGCATGGACACGAACGTGATCGGGCGGATGAACTACCACGGCCAGCCGGAGCCGGACACGCCGAACTACGACCGCATCTACGTCCGCGGACTCACTCCGGAGTCACACCACAACGCCATCGGAATGGGGCTCGCGGACTTCGTCCACGGCGACGTCGTCCCGGAGATCGATCTGACAGATACGTACATCAACGGCGTGACCGGTGGTGAACCGTCCCGGAGCAGCCTGCCGGTGATCGCGCCCTCCGACGAGGTGGCGCTCCTGTTGGCTTACTCGTCGGTCGGCCGTGGCTCGCCGGCCGACCTCCGGATCGGCTACGTCGAGAACACGCTGGAACCGGACCGGATCGCCGTGTCGGCGCCAGTCGCCGCGGAGGTAACCGACCGGAACGATATCGAGGCGGTGAACGAGGTTCCACTCCGGGTGCACGACGGCGACTTCGCGTTCGATCCCTTCCGGTCGTAG